The genomic window TATCCCTTTGATAATCATAAAGTCCCGTTCCCGACCATGCGCGCCGCACTGAGGCGCTACAAGGTGGCGAATATGCAGTTCGGCGCGTTGGTAAGCGTGTTTACCCTGATACCGATCGTGAATCTGGTGATTCTGCCGGTGGCGGTTTGCGGCGCCACGGCGATGTGGGTGGATAAATACCGCGCCGGCTATACAGTATCCGGTTCTTAAAAACTTATTTCTTAATAGAACATACTAATACTCAATATAAGCTAATGTTATTTATTAATTTTTTATGACTTTCACCTTCATTAGGATGAGCAAAATGAAAAAGTAAATCACCAGTAAAAACAACTAATTAAAAATAGTTTTGCAGGAGGGTTTTGGCCTGATTTTTTCACCTTACCAGCACATTCACTCGCTGGCATAGGTTGAAATTCGACCAGTCCACCCAGAGGCGAAATCACTCAGTTGCTCTATACCACGACTGCCAGCGGTAGATTGTGGTGCGCAGTTCACGTGCGCATTCATCGGTCTGAATGTCCGCCAGCAAATCTTCGTCGCTGTTCTTCCCTGCGTCACTTACCTTGCACGGCGGCATCATCAAATCCGGGGATATGGTTGGCCGCGTCGATTGAACGCTGCCGCAACTGCACAGCGTCATCATCAAACTGGCATACACTACGATTCGGGCTGTCAACATACTTCACCACATTGCGGTAAACGGTTCGGTAAATCACTTTGGCCACCACGTTGGCATCAACAGCTTTCTTCTCGCCGGTATTCACTGCTTTTTCTGCTTCCAAACGCTTTGCCCTGGCCTGTCTGTTTACATGCTCGCTGTGGGCGTACCAGCCTTTTAGATAACCGGCCCAGAATGCCCCGGAGACCACAGCAAGAACGGTAATCAGCGCGATAAGTTGCGTTCATTCATCAAGTCCCCAGCATGTCAGCTCTGCTTCCTGTTCACGCCGCAGCACCTGACCGTAGCAGTTATTTGAACGGATACGGCAATCTCGACCACCATCCCAAATCCAGCGCCTGATTTCGGCACAGGCACCACTGCGATCCCCGGCGTTGAGCTTTTTCCAGAACGTGGACGAAAAGCACTTAGCCGGGCCTATGCTCCACGGACAGAATGAGGCAATGCCCACTTTTTGCGTCTCGGTCAGAGGCACACGCACATTCCGCTCAACCCAAGCCAATGCTTTAGCCTGCTCGACCTTATCAATTCTCTCGCATTGGTCTACAGACAACCGCATCCCTTGAACTACCGGCTTACCGTTAACGAAGGTAGTGCCGCCACAGATAGTCCAGACACCGCCCCCGTCCTGGTATGCCGCTGTCCGTAGCCCTTCTTTTTCATCCTGAAACTGCGACATCATTACCGTGCTCGTCGCACCGGCAGCGATTAACGCCAACATGGCCGCACTGAGTTTACTTTTGCTCGCCATCGCTCAGTGCCTTTTTCGCCGGTAATCTTTGATTTTGAAATACAGATTGGTGAGATAGGTCAAAAGACCAAAAAATACCGATGCCAGCACGCCGATAGCAGACCATTGCCCCGGACTGACGGTGTCCATAAGCTGAAGCAGCCAATAGCCGCCGCTTCCCAATGACGTGCCGTAGGATAGCCCCGCCGCAACGTCCGAAATGTTATTCATTCTCATGCCTTACCCCCGTAGGGAATCACACTGTGTTATGCCACGGAGAGTAAGGCGTGCGAGCGGTCGGGATCCTGACTATAAAAAGTGAATTGGATTTTTAGAATTCGGGTGGCTCCAGCCACTCAATATCCGGCGCTTGGGTGATATCCACGCGGTTAAGTAGCACACTGTAAGTCTCCCACTGTGTGAGCGCCGTTTTTTCTTCCTCCGTTGCCATACCCAATCGCACCGCGCGCCAGCGGGGCTATTTTGTTCTC from Sodalis glossinidius str. 'morsitans' includes these protein-coding regions:
- a CDS encoding lysozyme yields the protein MASKSKLSAAMLALIAAGATSTVMMSQFQDEKEGLRTAAYQDGGGVWTICGGTTFVNGKPVVQGMRLSVDQCERIDKVEQAKALAWVERNVRVPLTETQKVGIASFCPWSIGPAKCFSSTFWKKLNAGDRSGACAEIRRWIWDGGRDCRIRSNNCYGQVLRREQEAELTCWGLDE
- a CDS encoding class II holin family protein: MNNISDVAAGLSYGTSLGSGGYWLLQLMDTVSPGQWSAIGVLASVFFGLLTYLTNLYFKIKDYRRKRH